The Deltaproteobacteria bacterium genomic interval GCAATTCGGCCCGGCCGGATCGCATCACGACGGCCACTGGCGCTCGCGTCAGCCGATCGGCGGCTTCGGCGGCTGCGGGCTCGCGGCGGACGTGAGGCTCGCCTTCTTGTCCGACATCTTCAGCTGCCCGTTCAGCACGGCGCCGTCTTCCATCACCAGACTCGGCGTCGACACGTTGCCGTCCACCCGGCCGGTCTTGTGCATCACGATCTTCTTGCCCGCGACAATGTCGCCCGCCACGGTGCCGCTGATGATCACGATCTGAGAGCGCACGTTCGCCTCGATGATCCCGGTCTCGCCGACCACGAGCGTGTTCTCGCTCGAGATCTCCCCCGCGAAGTGGCCGTCGATCCGCACCGTGTCCTTGAACGAGAGCTTGCCCTCGAACGAAGAGCCCTGATCGATGAACGCGGTGAGCGCGCCGAGATCAGCGCCCGTGGACGTTTGCGGTTGCGAGTCAGTCGTACGGCGGCCAAAGGCCATGGGTGCCTCCGAGATTCGGCACGAATCGGCCTCGCCGTCGGCGGACTTGAGGCAGGTGGGCCGCCTGCGCGCGTGGAATTCGAGAGATCGCTCCGTAGACTGCCGCGCCACCATGGATGCCCGCGAAAAACTGCTATCCGCGCTACGCGCGGGCCGCGTGCACGGGGCCTACCTGTTCGCGGGCCCCGGCGAGGCGCCGCGCCGCGCGGCCGAGTGGTTCGTCCGCGCGCTCGCGTGCGCGGGCGACGCCGCCGGTGAGCTGCCGTGCGAAGCCTGCCCCGCGTGCCGGCGTTCGCGCGGCAGCGAGCCGCCGGTCGCGCTCGACGGCGACGGCAAGAGCGGCCCGCTCTATCGCCACGTCGGCGACCACCCCGACTTGTTATGGGTCGAGCGCGGGGAAGAGAAGACGCGCGTCACGATCAAACAGGTGCGCGAGCTCCAGCATGTGTTTCGCCTGAAGGGCACGAGCGGCGGGCGGCGCGCCGCCGTGATCGCAGACGCGGAGTGGCTGAACCAAGAAGCGCAGAACGGCCTGCTGCGCACGATCGAGGAGCCGCCGCCGCGCACGACCTTCGTGCTGGTGTGCGCGAGCCCGGCCGGGCTGCTCGCGACCGTGCGCTCGCGCTGCCTGCGCGTCGACTTTCCCTTCGAGCGCGCGCCCAGCCCCGCGAGCCCGGAGGCGCCCGAGGAAGTGCGCGAGCTCGCGGCGCGGCTCGCGGACGCGGGCCGCATGCCGCTGCCCGCGCTGCTCGACTGGGCGGAGGAGTTCCGCGGCCCGCGCGCGATCGCGGCCGCGAAGGTGGGCGAGCTGTTGGGCGTGGGCGCGGCGTGGCTGCACGAGGAGATCGCGCGCGGCGCCGGCGAAGGCCGCGACGTGCGCGGCGCGCTCGGCGCGTTCGGCGAGCTGTCGGAGTGCCGCAAGGCGCTGGCGCAGCGCAACGCGAACCCGCAGATGGTCGCCGAGCGCGCGCTGCTCTCGCTGCGGGAGGCCCTCTCGTGAGCGGCCACTACTTCGTCACCGCGCCGATCTATTACGCCAACGGCGCGCCGCACATCGGCCACACCTACACGACGATCCTCGCCGACACGCTCGTGCGCTGGCACCGCCTGCACGGCCGCACCGCGTTCTCCGTGTCGGGCACGGACGAGCACGGCGAGAAGATGGTCGAGGTCGCCGCCAAGAACGGCGAGACGCCGCGCCAACTCGTCGATCGCATCTCGCCGCTGTTCGTCGCGGCCTGGAACGATCTCGGCATCCACCCCAGCGCGTTCGTGCGCACCACCAGCGAGCGCCACGTGCGCAACGTGCAGGCGCTCCTCCAGCGCGTCCACGATGCGGGCTGGATCGAGCTGCGCACGTACGCGGGCGACTACTGCGTCGGCTGCGAGCGCTTCGTGACCGAGCGCGACCTCGTGAATGGCGTTTGCCCCGATCACGAGCGCAAGCCCGAGCGCCGCAACGAGACGAACTACTTCTTCCTGATGAGCCGCGCCTTCGACTGGCTGCGCGCGCACATCGACGCACACCCGGACTTCATTCGCCCCGAGCGCTACCGCAACGAAGTGCTCGGCATGCTGCGCGACGCGAGCGGCCTCGGCGATCTCTCGATCTCGCGCCCGAAGACGCGGCTCGACTGGGGCATCGAGCTGCCCTTCGATCGCGACCACGTGTGTTACGTGTGGTTCGACGCCCTGATCACCTACTTGACCGGCGCGGGCTTCGACGGCGAGAAGGCGATCGACGCGCAATCCGGCGAGTTCGACGCGCGCTGGGCCGCGGCCGAGCACTTGATCGCGAAGGACATCTTGAAGCCGCACGCGATCTTCTGGCCGATCATGCTGCGAGCCATCGGCCTCGCGCCGCCGAAGCACCTGAACGTGCACGGCTATTGGAACGTCGATGCGCGCAAGGTCTCGAAGAGCCTCGGCAACATGATCGCGCCTAAGCTGTTACGGGACCGCTACGGCTTCGAGCAGGCGCGTTACTTCCTCTTGCGCGAGATGAGCTTCGGCAACGACGCGAACTTCACGGAAGAAGCGCTGGTCGAGCGCGTGAACGCAGACCTCGCGAACAACCTCGGCAACCTGCTGAGCCGCACGCTGAATCTGGTGGAGAAGAACTGCGCAGCGAAAGTGCCAGAGCCCGACTCGCGGGTCGAACCGGCCGCTCTCGACTCCGCATGGCGGAAAGCGCTCGGCGTGCTCGCCGCGTGGGACGGCGATGTCCGATTCCACCTCGCCCTCGAAGCGATCGTGGAGCTCTCGACGGCAGCAAACCGATACATCGACGAATGCGCTCCCTGGAAGGCGGCAAGGGTGCCGGGCTCGGAGGGTGCGGTACGGACCTGTCTCTACTGGTCGTGCCAGGCGCTGCATCGACTCGGGCGGCTGCTTGCTCCATTCCTGCCGAATGCGTCGCGGGAGATCCTCTCGCGCCTCGGGGCTTCGGAGCCCACGGATTACCCAAGCCTGAGCGAGCTCCTCCCCGAGCACGTGCGCGCAGTCGCGCCCGGCACGCCCATCGCCAAGGGCGCCCCGCTCTTCCCGCGCCTTGCGCCGCCCGCGCCCGCGGCCTGACAAGAAGTTGGCGCGGCGATGTGGATCGACTCGCACTGTCACGTGACCGCCGACGAGTTCGGCGGCGACCAGGCCGGCGTGATCGCGCGCGCGGCAGCGGGCAGCGTCGACACCCTCATCGCGATCGGCGCGGGCTACGGCGTCGCGCACAATGCGCGCGCGGTCGAGCTTGCGGCGCGCGACGCGCGCGTGTTCGCGACGGTGGGCGTGCACCCGCACGATGCGCGGCAGCTCGACGACGCGGGCAAACAGCAGCTGCGCGCGTGGCTCACCGCGCCGCGCGTCGTCGCGGTCGGCGAGTGCGGGCTCGACTACTGGTACGAGCACTCGCCGCGCGCCGAGCAGCGCGAGGTGTTCGCATGGCACGTCGCGCTCGCGCGCGAGCTGCGGCTCCCGGTCTCGATCCACGTGCGCGACCGCACGAGTGACGCCTATGAGGAGCTGCTCGACATCTGGCGGGCCGAAGGTCGCGGCGAAGTGCGCGGTGTCCTGCACTGCTACACGCACGATCTCGCTTTCGCGCGCCGCGCGATCGACGCGAACCTGCTGATCTCGTTCTCCGGGATTCTCACGTTCAAGAAAGACCGCGGGCTGCGCGACGTCGCGGCGGCGTTGCCGCTCGACCACGTGCTGGTCGAGACCGACGCGCCGCTGCTCGCGCCCGAGGGCCTGCGCGGGCGCCGCAACGAGCCGGCGAACGTGGCGCGCGTGGGCGCCGCGCTCGCGCTCGCACAGCAGCGGCCGCTCGAGGAGATCGCGCACGCGACCGCGGCGAATGCGCGCGCGCTGTTCGGGCTCCCGTCGTGAGCGCGGCGAGCGAGCTCGAGCGCTTGTTGGGGCTCGCGACGCGCCTCGCGCGCGAGGCGGGCGCGATTCAGCGCGCGAGCTACGAGGCCGTTCGCACGATCGACTCCAAGAGCCAGCCGAACGATCTCGTCACCGAGGTCGACCGCGCCTGCGAGGCGCATCTCGTCGCCGCGCTCGCCGAGGAGCGCCCCCACGACTCGGTGCTCGCGGAGGAAGGCGGCGGCACGGAGAAGCCGGGCGCGACGTATCGCTGGGTGATCGATCCGCTCGACGGCACCACGAACTACGCGCACGGCTACCCGCGCTTCGCCGTCTCGATCGGCGTCGAGCGCGAGGGTGCGCAGGCGTGTGGGGTCGTCTACGACCCGCTGCTCGACGAGCTCTATCACGCCGTTCGCAGCGGCGGCGCCTTCCGCAACGGGCGACGCATTTCGGTGTCGCGCGAGGCCGACCTGCGGCGCGCGCTCGTCTCCACGGGCTTCGCCTACGACAAGGCCATCACCGAGGACGACAACACGCGCGAGTTCCGCGCGCTCCTGAAGAACGCGCGCGAGGTGCGGCGCGACGGCAGCGCCGCGCTCGACCTCTGCTACGTCGCCGGGGGACGCTTCGACGCCTACTGGGAGTTCAAGCTGAAACCTTGGGACGTGGCGGCGGGGACGCTGATCGTCACCGAGGCGGGCGGGCGGGTCACAGATACGGTGGGCGGAGGCGAGTTCCGCAGCGGAGCGAGTGTGCTGGCGTCGAACGGCGCGCTGCACGCCGCAATGCTGGCGGGGCTCGCGGCGGCCAAGACCTGACAACGAGGACTCGGCGATGCGCGGCCTGATCACTTCGCTCTGCGGGCTCGGCATCGCGGCGGCAGCGGCGGCGCAATCCCCCGGCGCCGCACCGGGCAGCGCGACGCCTCAGCCGCCGCTGCAGATCCTCGTCTACACGCCCCAGGGCCAGCCGATGGCGCTGACGCCCTACCCGGCGCCGCCCACGGTGCAGATGCACCCGCTGCGCCAGATGATCGAGCACACGCCCGACCGCGTCGTCGTGGTGCGCCACGCGGCGCAGCCCCCGATCCCGTTCGTGGGCGGCGGCGCGCTCGAGATCGAGTCGCTCGGCGTGTTCGAGCCGGGCTTCGAGGAGAAGCGCCTGTTCGGCATTCGCCTCACCGTGAATCGGCCGGAGATCCCGGAGAAGGAGCGCAGGTTCTATCTCGAGCCGCGCGACGTCGACGGACTCACGCGCACGATCAGCGTGATCGAGGAAGTGATCGCCTCGGGCGCGCGCAACGCCACCGACGTCGAGTACTTCACGCCCGACGGCTTCGGCTTCGGCTACCGCACGCGCGCGGGCAAAGGCGAGCGCTACCTGCGTGCGAGCCGCGGCGAGATCTTCCGCGCGCCGCTCGGCGCAGACGGGCTCACGCGACTGCGCGACGCCCTCGAAGCCGCGCGCGCCGGCATCTTCGGCGGCTGAGCCGCGCGAGCGACTCGTTCCGCGCGCTCATTCGGGAGGCGCCGGCTCCACCTTTTCCGCGAAGCTCGCGCGGAATTGCGCGGCGCTCTGCGGCAGCGCGCTCGCGCGCGATTCGGCGACCCAGTAGACGACGCTGCGATCTGCGCGCATCGCCGCCAGCCCGGAGCCGGCGCGCAGCACGCCGAGGCGCACGTCGGCGAGCACGGGCGCCACATCGCCCTCCCCTTCGCCGCGCACGACGAGCTGCGCGCGCGCGGGCGCGAGGCCGAACGCGGCGAGCTCCGCTTCGCCTAACGACTCGGCAGCGATGCTCTCCCCGCTGAGCGACGCGATCTCCGCGACGAGCGCGCTCGCGGCGCCCGGAGCCATCGGCGGCGTGGCCTTCCAACCGTCCGCGCCGTTCGTGCCTGTCACGACGAGCGACTCCTCGCCGCTGAACTTCAGCGTGAAAGCCTTCGCGTCGCCCGTCGCGAAGAAGCCGAGCGTCTTGTCGCGCAGCGCGGTCACGCTCTTCGGGAGCCGCTCGAGAACGGAGCCTTCGACTTCCACCGCGCCGCTCGCACCGCTGCGCGCGGCGACGCGCGAGCCCTCGCGCGCGGCGCCGAGCGTGAGCGCATAGCTCGCGCCGCCTTCGAGGGTCAGCTCGGCGCGGTACTGCGGCGCCGCGAAGCCGAGCTCGGCGTCGGGCGGCGGCGCGTCGAGGAACTCCTCCGCGCGGAGACCCTGGAGGTCGCTGATCAGCGACTGCACCGCGATGTCGTCCGCGGCGTCCTCGAGCGGCGCCGCGAGGCGCCAGTCGTCGCCCTTCTTCTCGAGCGTCGCGGCGCCGCCCGCCCACGTGAGCGCGATCTTCGTCACCTTCTCGCGCTCGAAGTCGAAGAGCCGCGTCTCGCGCAGCTCCTGCAGCGTCT includes:
- a CDS encoding polymer-forming cytoskeletal protein, encoding MAFGRRTTDSQPQTSTGADLGALTAFIDQGSSFEGKLSFKDTVRIDGHFAGEISSENTLVVGETGIIEANVRSQIVIISGTVAGDIVAGKKIVMHKTGRVDGNVSTPSLVMEDGAVLNGQLKMSDKKASLTSAASPQPPKPPIG
- a CDS encoding methionine--tRNA ligase — protein: MSGHYFVTAPIYYANGAPHIGHTYTTILADTLVRWHRLHGRTAFSVSGTDEHGEKMVEVAAKNGETPRQLVDRISPLFVAAWNDLGIHPSAFVRTTSERHVRNVQALLQRVHDAGWIELRTYAGDYCVGCERFVTERDLVNGVCPDHERKPERRNETNYFFLMSRAFDWLRAHIDAHPDFIRPERYRNEVLGMLRDASGLGDLSISRPKTRLDWGIELPFDRDHVCYVWFDALITYLTGAGFDGEKAIDAQSGEFDARWAAAEHLIAKDILKPHAIFWPIMLRAIGLAPPKHLNVHGYWNVDARKVSKSLGNMIAPKLLRDRYGFEQARYFLLREMSFGNDANFTEEALVERVNADLANNLGNLLSRTLNLVEKNCAAKVPEPDSRVEPAALDSAWRKALGVLAAWDGDVRFHLALEAIVELSTAANRYIDECAPWKAARVPGSEGAVRTCLYWSCQALHRLGRLLAPFLPNASREILSRLGASEPTDYPSLSELLPEHVRAVAPGTPIAKGAPLFPRLAPPAPAA
- a CDS encoding DUF4340 domain-containing protein, with the protein product MKPSRTLLLALLVALAGSALWWFELREDAKPEGDAAQTEVFPGVEQDAIEWVELAQPDGGVVRLEKRGEKWRIAKPIDFAADEFAAGGIASALADLASSTVFDPAAEDAALHPEPLGSYGLTREPRVRFAAGGKTYALRLGDPTPVAGNTYVAAEGDARVFVVPQWQTNSLTKTLQELRETRLFDFEREKVTKIALTWAGGAATLEKKGDDWRLAAPLEDAADDIAVQSLISDLQGLRAEEFLDAPPPDAELGFAAPQYRAELTLEGGASYALTLGAAREGSRVAARSGASGAVEVEGSVLERLPKSVTALRDKTLGFFATGDAKAFTLKFSGEESLVVTGTNGADGWKATPPMAPGAASALVAEIASLSGESIAAESLGEAELAAFGLAPARAQLVVRGEGEGDVAPVLADVRLGVLRAGSGLAAMRADRSVVYWVAESRASALPQSAAQFRASFAEKVEPAPPE
- a CDS encoding inositol monophosphatase; translated protein: MSAASELERLLGLATRLAREAGAIQRASYEAVRTIDSKSQPNDLVTEVDRACEAHLVAALAEERPHDSVLAEEGGGTEKPGATYRWVIDPLDGTTNYAHGYPRFAVSIGVEREGAQACGVVYDPLLDELYHAVRSGGAFRNGRRISVSREADLRRALVSTGFAYDKAITEDDNTREFRALLKNAREVRRDGSAALDLCYVAGGRFDAYWEFKLKPWDVAAGTLIVTEAGGRVTDTVGGGEFRSGASVLASNGALHAAMLAGLAAAKT
- a CDS encoding TatD family hydrolase translates to MWIDSHCHVTADEFGGDQAGVIARAAAGSVDTLIAIGAGYGVAHNARAVELAARDARVFATVGVHPHDARQLDDAGKQQLRAWLTAPRVVAVGECGLDYWYEHSPRAEQREVFAWHVALARELRLPVSIHVRDRTSDAYEELLDIWRAEGRGEVRGVLHCYTHDLAFARRAIDANLLISFSGILTFKKDRGLRDVAAALPLDHVLVETDAPLLAPEGLRGRRNEPANVARVGAALALAQQRPLEEIAHATAANARALFGLPS